A region from the Polaribacter sp. Hel1_33_78 genome encodes:
- a CDS encoding 3-oxoacyl-ACP synthase III family protein produces the protein MYNSKITGLGYYVPDNVVTNDDLKEFMETSDEWIQERTGIKERRWIDPKSGDTTAVMGAKASRIAIERAGLTKDDIDFIVFATLSPDMYFPGGGVQVQDMLDMPTIGALDVRNQCSGFIYALSVADQFIKTGMYKNILVIGSENHSGGLEKSTRGRGVTVIFGDGAGAAVLSRCEEKGKGILSSHLHFEGKHAKELVLEGPSTQRWVPEIIENNDPDDVSYYPYMNGQFVFKHAVTRFSEAIVEGLAANNLGKEDIDMLIPHQANLRIAQFIQKKFSLTDDKVHNNIMKYGNTTAASVIIALTEAWEQGKIKENDLVLLAAFGSGFTWGSVVIRW, from the coding sequence ATGTACAATTCTAAAATAACTGGCCTTGGTTATTATGTTCCAGATAATGTGGTTACCAACGATGATTTAAAGGAATTTATGGAAACATCGGACGAATGGATCCAAGAAAGAACCGGAATTAAAGAAAGACGTTGGATTGATCCTAAATCTGGAGATACCACAGCAGTTATGGGCGCAAAAGCATCTAGAATTGCTATCGAAAGAGCTGGCCTAACTAAAGATGATATCGATTTTATTGTGTTTGCAACTTTAAGTCCTGATATGTATTTTCCTGGAGGCGGTGTGCAAGTGCAAGATATGTTAGATATGCCCACTATAGGTGCTTTAGATGTGCGTAACCAATGTTCTGGTTTTATTTATGCCTTGTCTGTGGCAGACCAGTTTATAAAAACAGGAATGTATAAAAATATTTTGGTAATTGGTTCTGAAAATCATTCTGGAGGTTTGGAAAAATCGACAAGAGGTAGAGGTGTTACTGTTATTTTTGGTGATGGAGCAGGAGCTGCAGTTTTATCTAGATGTGAAGAAAAAGGAAAAGGAATTTTATCTTCTCATTTACATTTTGAAGGAAAACATGCCAAAGAGCTCGTATTAGAGGGACCGTCAACACAACGATGGGTGCCTGAAATTATAGAAAATAACGATCCTGATGATGTTTCTTATTATCCTTATATGAATGGACAGTTTGTTTTTAAACATGCTGTTACACGCTTTTCTGAAGCAATTGTAGAAGGTTTAGCTGCGAATAATTTAGGGAAAGAAGATATAGATATGTTAATTCCTCATCAAGCGAATTTACGTATTGCGCAATTCATTCAAAAGAAATTTAGCTTAACAGATGATAAGGTGCATAATAATATTATGAAATATGGTAATACAACGGCTGCATCGGTAATTATTGCTTTAACCGAGGCCTGGGAACAAGGCAAAATTAAAGAAAATGATTTGGTACTTTTAGCTGCTTTTGGAAGTGGATTTACCTGGGGTTCTGTAGTGATTCGTTGGTAA
- the htpG gene encoding molecular chaperone HtpG: MAKGNINVSVENIFPLIKKFLYSDHEIFLRELISNGTDATTKLKHLISIGEAKTELGDAKIEISINKEAKTLTIKDQGLGMTADEVEKYINQIAFSGAEEFLEKYKDDKNETGVIGHFGLGFYSAFMVADKVDLITKSFKDEPAAHWNCDGSPEYTLVEHDKSDRGTEIILHIAEDSLEFLEEGKIEGLLSKYNRFNQVPIKFGTKEINDPEFTPATTKDAEGKETTEPHKQITVDKIINNTEPAWTKAPADLNDEDYNNFYRELYPMQFEESLFHIHLNVDYPFNLTGILFFPKLSPSMDMQKDKIQLYQNQVYVTDNVEGIVPDFLQMLKGVIDSPDIPLNVSRSGLQADGAVKKISGYITKKVADKLSSLFKKDRADFETKWNDIKVIIEYGMLSEDKFFDKAKKFALYPTVSNAYFTFDELIEKTKDTQTDKDGNQVILYTSNKEAQHSYIQEATAKGYEVLILDSPIISHLMQKLEGGDGKVKFTRIDSDHVDNLIKKDENVISKLSDEEKETLKPIIEGALDSKTYTVQLEAMDSASSPFMITVPEFMRRMKEMQASGGGGMMGMGNFPDMYNLVVNTNSPLVSDILNNKDEAAQKHLISQAFDLAKLSQNLLHGEELTNFIKRSYELIK, translated from the coding sequence ATGGCAAAAGGAAATATCAATGTATCAGTAGAAAATATTTTTCCACTGATTAAAAAATTCTTGTATTCTGATCACGAAATCTTTTTACGTGAACTAATTTCTAACGGAACAGACGCAACTACAAAATTAAAGCACTTAATTTCTATAGGCGAAGCCAAAACAGAATTAGGTGATGCTAAGATTGAAATAAGCATAAATAAAGAAGCTAAAACCCTAACAATTAAAGATCAAGGACTAGGAATGACTGCAGATGAAGTTGAAAAATACATCAACCAAATTGCATTTTCTGGAGCTGAAGAATTTTTAGAAAAATATAAAGACGATAAAAACGAAACTGGTGTAATTGGTCATTTTGGTTTAGGATTTTACTCAGCTTTTATGGTTGCAGATAAAGTTGACTTAATTACAAAGTCTTTTAAAGATGAACCAGCAGCTCACTGGAATTGTGATGGCTCTCCAGAATATACTTTAGTTGAACACGACAAATCTGACAGAGGAACAGAAATCATTTTACATATTGCAGAAGATTCTTTAGAATTTTTAGAAGAAGGTAAAATTGAAGGTTTATTATCTAAGTACAATCGTTTTAATCAAGTACCAATTAAATTTGGAACTAAAGAAATTAACGATCCTGAATTTACCCCAGCAACTACTAAAGATGCAGAAGGTAAAGAAACTACCGAGCCGCATAAGCAAATTACTGTTGATAAGATCATCAACAACACAGAACCTGCCTGGACAAAAGCTCCTGCAGATTTAAACGATGAAGATTATAATAATTTCTACAGAGAATTGTATCCAATGCAATTTGAAGAGTCATTATTTCACATTCATTTAAATGTAGATTATCCTTTTAACTTAACAGGAATTTTATTCTTCCCTAAGTTAAGTCCTTCAATGGATATGCAAAAGGATAAGATTCAGTTGTATCAAAACCAAGTATATGTAACTGATAATGTTGAAGGAATTGTACCAGACTTTTTACAAATGTTAAAAGGTGTTATCGATTCTCCAGACATTCCATTAAACGTTTCTCGTTCAGGTTTGCAAGCAGATGGAGCTGTTAAGAAAATATCTGGTTACATTACTAAAAAAGTTGCTGATAAATTAAGTTCTTTATTCAAAAAAGACAGAGCAGATTTTGAAACAAAATGGAATGATATTAAAGTAATTATTGAATACGGAATGTTGTCTGAAGATAAATTCTTTGACAAAGCGAAGAAGTTTGCTTTGTACCCAACAGTATCAAATGCTTATTTTACGTTTGATGAATTGATTGAAAAAACAAAAGATACTCAAACGGATAAAGACGGAAATCAAGTTATTTTATATACTTCTAATAAAGAGGCACAACACAGTTATATTCAAGAGGCAACAGCAAAAGGGTATGAAGTGCTAATTTTAGACTCTCCAATTATTTCTCACTTAATGCAGAAATTAGAAGGTGGAGACGGAAAAGTGAAGTTTACTCGAATAGATTCTGATCATGTTGATAATTTAATTAAAAAAGACGAAAACGTAATTTCTAAATTATCTGATGAAGAAAAAGAAACTTTAAAGCCGATTATTGAAGGTGCTTTAGATTCTAAAACCTACACCGTTCAATTAGAAGCTATGGATTCTGCTTCTTCTCCATTTATGATTACTGTACCAGAATTTATGCGTAGAATGAAAGAAATGCAAGCTTCTGGTGGTGGAGGAATGATGGGAATGGGCAATTTCCCGGACATGTACAACTTGGTTGTAAATACAAACAGTCCATTAGTTTCTGACATTTTAAATAATAAAGATGAAGCAGCACAGAAACACTTAATCTCTCAGGCTTTTGATTTAGCAAAATTATCTCAAAACCTTTTACATGGAGAAGAGTTAACAAACTTTATTAAACGTTCTTACGAA
- a CDS encoding GMC oxidoreductase, protein MIDLEYDYVIVGSGFGGSVSALRLSEKGYKVLVIEKGKWFGAEDFPKTNWNLKKWMWFPKFGLHGIFKMTFLNHVTVLSGVGVGGGSLTYANTLPIPKEDFFKTGSWASLNSWQEILNPFYKTAYKMLGAAVNPKLHDADILIKEIAKDLGKENDFEAAKVAVFFGEPGKTAKDPYFNGKGPDRKGCTHCGACMTGCRYNAKNTLDKNYLYLAQKLGAKIIAEKEVFNVEAIDSSDTSKGYHVSYKSSIGRKKKESVTAKGIIFSGGVMGTIPLLLKLKETSLPNLSNFVGKDIRTNNESLLSITSAKDEDKDYSKGIAIGSILHTDKNTHIEPVRYAKGSGFFKLMTIPTVKGKYGIFRILGVLGVLITKPFYILKTFFTSKYAQKTAVLLFMQTLDSTLEIKRGRFTKMKTIAKNGEKPNAFIPEAITFGKKVGEKIKGIPYSSFTDVLLGTTTTAHILGGSVMGHDIESGVIDKDCNVFGYKNMMICDGSMISANPGVNPSLSITAISEYAMSKIPHKELNTS, encoded by the coding sequence ATGATAGATTTGGAGTATGATTATGTAATTGTAGGAAGTGGTTTTGGAGGTTCTGTGAGTGCGCTGCGTTTATCTGAAAAAGGGTATAAAGTTTTAGTCATCGAAAAAGGAAAATGGTTTGGAGCAGAAGATTTTCCAAAAACAAATTGGAATTTAAAAAAATGGATGTGGTTTCCTAAATTTGGTTTGCACGGTATTTTTAAAATGACATTTTTAAATCATGTTACTGTGCTCTCTGGAGTTGGAGTTGGTGGTGGTTCTCTAACATATGCAAACACTTTACCAATTCCTAAAGAAGATTTTTTTAAAACAGGTAGTTGGGCAAGTTTAAATTCTTGGCAAGAAATATTAAATCCTTTTTATAAAACAGCTTATAAAATGTTAGGTGCTGCAGTTAATCCAAAGTTGCATGACGCCGATATATTGATAAAAGAGATTGCAAAAGACTTGGGGAAAGAAAATGATTTTGAAGCCGCAAAAGTAGCGGTGTTTTTTGGGGAACCAGGCAAAACTGCTAAAGACCCTTATTTTAATGGAAAAGGCCCCGATAGAAAAGGATGCACACATTGTGGTGCATGTATGACTGGTTGTAGATATAATGCTAAAAATACATTAGATAAAAACTACTTGTATTTAGCACAAAAGTTAGGTGCTAAAATAATTGCAGAAAAAGAAGTTTTTAATGTTGAAGCTATAGATAGTAGTGATACTTCGAAAGGATACCATGTAAGTTATAAATCGAGTATTGGTAGAAAAAAGAAAGAAAGTGTTACTGCAAAAGGGATTATTTTTTCGGGAGGAGTTATGGGCACGATTCCTTTATTATTGAAGTTAAAAGAAACTTCCTTACCCAATTTATCAAACTTTGTTGGTAAAGATATTAGAACAAATAATGAATCTTTATTATCTATCACATCTGCAAAAGATGAGGATAAAGATTACTCCAAAGGAATCGCAATTGGTTCTATTTTACATACAGATAAGAATACTCATATAGAACCCGTTAGATATGCAAAAGGATCTGGTTTTTTTAAACTGATGACCATACCAACGGTGAAAGGGAAATACGGAATATTTAGAATTTTAGGAGTTTTAGGAGTTTTAATAACCAAACCTTTTTATATTTTAAAAACGTTTTTTACTAGTAAATACGCACAGAAAACTGCCGTTCTACTCTTTATGCAGACCCTAGATAGCACTCTGGAAATAAAAAGAGGTAGGTTTACAAAAATGAAAACAATTGCGAAGAATGGAGAAAAACCAAATGCTTTTATTCCTGAGGCAATTACTTTCGGGAAAAAAGTTGGAGAAAAAATAAAGGGAATTCCTTATTCAAGTTTTACAGATGTTCTATTAGGAACAACAACAACAGCTCATATTTTAGGAGGTTCTGTTATGGGGCATGACATTGAATCTGGCGTAATAGATAAAGATTGTAATGTTTTTGGTTACAAAAACATGATGATTTGTGATGGTTCTATGATATCTGCAAATCCAGGAGTAAATCCTTCATTATCTATCACAGCAATATCGGAATATGCAATGAGTAAAATTCCTCATAAAGAATTAAATACCTCTTAA